In a genomic window of Polypterus senegalus isolate Bchr_013 chromosome 13, ASM1683550v1, whole genome shotgun sequence:
- the neurog1 gene encoding neurogenin-1, with the protein MSPDKMCTSVEDVYYSFAAPVTDDEDSLGSLHLSSSPSSLGQPSSPAEVQDQAIADPQEKKRRRSRCKNDATQQVIKRNRRVKANDRERNRMHNLNDALDELRRVLPAFPDDTKLTKIETLRFAHNYIWALSETIRLADQCLDKQRETSMVLSGLNCVADIRSPASDSCSWMSSASSSPSPSYCPSNPSSPATSEDYGFVQADGLYNYQSFVNSIY; encoded by the exons ATG AGCCCTGACAAAATGTGCACCAGCGTGGAAGATGTCTATTACAGCTTCGCCGCTCCTGTCACCGATGATGAAGACTCACTTGGCAGCTTGCACCTGAGCTCGTCGCCTTCCTCTCTGGGCCAGCCATCCTCCCCGGCTGAAGTACAAGATCAAGCAATCGCGGACCCGCAAGAGAAGAAAAGGCGACGAAGCAGGTGCAAGAACGACGCCACACAGCAGGTTATCAAAAGAAACAGACGGGTGAAGGCGAACGACCGCGAGAGAAACAGAATGCACAACCTCAACGACGCCTTGGACGAACTGAGAAGAGTCCTGCCCGCTTTCCCGGACGACACAAAACTCACAAAAATCGAGACTCTGCGCTTTGCCCACAACTACATCTGGGCGCTGTCGGAAACTATCAGGCTGGCCGATCAGTGTCTGGACAAGCAGAGGGAGACGTCGATGGTTCTCTCTGGGCTGAACTGTGTTGCAGACATCCGAAGCCCGGCCAGTGATTCCTGCTCCTGGATGTCAAGtgcctcttcttctccttctccatcCTACTGTCCTTCCAATCCCAGCAGCCCCGCCACCTCAGAGGACTATGGTTTTGTACAGGCGGATGGCCTTTACAATTACCAGAGTTTTGTAAACAGCATTTATTAA